CTGGCAGCCGGATATTATGCTGGGCATAGACGCACCTGATTTCAACTTGGGGCTAGAAAGACAGCTCCGCGAGGCAGGTATTACGACCGCCCATTACGTCAGCCCTTCCGTTTGGGCGTGGCGTCAGGGCAGAGTGAAAGGCATCGCCAAATCGGTCGACGGCATGCTGACTCTGCTGCCCTTTGAAGCTGCTTTTTATCGAGCCCATCGAGTCCCCGTCGTGTTTGTTGGCCACCCGCTGGCCGACGAGCTACCGCTTGAAAATGATCGTGATGCCACGCGCCGTGAACTCCACTTGCCTGCTGACGCGCCGGTGCTGGCTCTGTTGCCGGGCTCGCGCGCTAACGAAGTGCGTTTTTTAGGCGCTACTTTTTTGGCCGCTGCCGAGCAGCTTTGCCAGCAACACCCCGCGCTGCACGTTGTTATCCCCGCCGCTACGCCTGATCGACGTCGTGAAATAAGCGCACTACTTGCCGACTATCCACGGCTTGCAGAATGCACCAGTCTGCTAGATGGGCAAGCCCGTGAGGCCATGGTAGCGAGCGACATTGTGTTGCTCGCCTCCGGTACGGCCGCGCTTGAAGCGATGCTGTGCCATCGGGCAATGCTGGTCGCTTACAAAATGGCGCCGGCGACGCACTGGCTGGCGAAGCGGCTGGTGAAAACGCAGTGGGTGTCACTGCCGAACCTGATCGCGCAAGAAACGCTGGTGCCTGAACTGATTCAGGAGGCCGCTTCGCCTGAGGCGATTGCGGGCCAGCTCAGCGCTATGCTGATCGACGAATCGAGCCGTTACGCGCTTGAAGAACGCTTTGCTGAGATACATGCCACGCTGCAGCGCGACGCTAGCCGGCGTGCGGCTGAAGCGCTCGGCGCATTGGCAGCAGGGCAGCCATGGGAGGACGCTTATGACGATTAAGTACGCCGACTATCCGCCCCTAGAGATTGCCTATATCGGCCAGCGGCTTGCCGGGGTAGATGAAGTAGGGCGTGGGCCGCTGATCGGCAGCGTCGTGGCCGCTGCGGTCATTCTGGATCCTGCACAGCCGATTGAAGGCCTGACGGACTCTAAAAAATTAAGTGCGCGTCGCCGTGAAGCGTTGGACGAGCAGATTCGCGCGCGGGCAATAGCGTTTGCGATAGCAGAGGCCAGTGCCGCCGAGGTGGACGCGCTGAATATCTATCACGCCACTCACTTAGCCATGCGACGAGCCATTGATGCGCTGGCGCCTTCGGCCGAGTACCTGCTCGTCGACGGTAATAAGTTGCCTGGCCACCGGTTACCCGGACAAGCCGTGGTCAAAGGCGATGCTCGCCATGCGGCTATCGCCGCGGCATCAATTTTGGCTAAAGTGTTGCGCGATGCACAGATGGTGGCGCTGGATATGCGCTATCCTGAGTATGGCTTTGCTCGCCACAAAGGCTATCCCACAAAAGAGCACCTAGCGGCACTGTCTGCGCATGGGCCTTTACCCGAACATCGACGCAGTTTTGCGCCCGTTCAGCGTCAGCTATCAACGATCAACATGCCCTAGCGCTGCTGTAAGCTTATTTCTTTATTTGCCGAGAATGTTATGAATTTGTTGAGGGTGTTATGACGTTAGCGAGAGTCTCATGACGGTACCGTTTGTTCATCTGCGTTTGCACAGTGAGTACTCCCTGGTTGACGGCTTGGTTAAGCTCAAATCGTTGGTCAGTACCACCGCTGAACGGGCGATGCCGGCGCTGGCCCTGACCGATGAAACCAATTTATTTGGCCTGGTAAAGTTCTATAAAGCGGCCCAAGGAGCGGGTTTAAAGCCCGTGATTGGCAGCGATTTATGGCTCCAAAATCCGCACGACGAATCGCATCCTTACCGCATAACGTTGCTGGCGATGAACGACGTTGGCTATCGCAATCTTACCGAACTGATCTCTAAAGGCTGGACTCATGGCCAGCGCCAGGGGCGCGCCATTCTCGACAAACAGTGGGTGATGGAGCAGAACGAGGGATTAATTGCGCTCTCCGGTGCTCGCGAGGGCGAAATTGGCCGCCACCTGCTATCTGATCACGAGCAGGACGCGCGCGCGCTGCTGAAAGAATGGCAGGCGGCCTTTCCTGAGCGTTTTTATCTAGAGCTAGTGCGCACCGGGCGCCCCTTGGAAGAGGCTTGCGTTCACGCCAGCGTCAAGCTAGCCATTGAAACCGGTACGCCGGTGGTCGCCACCAACGACGTGCGCTTTCTTGAACGCGGCGATTTTTGGGCCCACGAAACCCGGGTGGCGATTGGCGAGGGCAAGGCTCTGGATGACCCGCGCCGCGAGCGTCGCTATACCGAAGAGCAGTACCTGAAAAGCCCCGATGAGATGGCGGCGCTGTTCTCCGATATCCCCGAAGCGTTAGAAAATAGCGTGATGATTGCCGAACGCTGCAGCGTAAACGTGCGGCTTGGCGAGATTTTCCTGCCCGAGTTCGAAATTCCCGAGGGCATGACGCAGGACGAGTTTTTCCGCAAGGTTTCCCACGACGGCCTGACGGATCGTTTGGATTTCTTATTTCCCGCTGAGCGCTATCCTCGCGAGAGTGACGAATATAAAGCGATCAATCAGCGCTATCGCGATCGGCTTGAATTTGAGCTGAACGTTATTATTCAGATGGGCTTTCCCGGCTACTTTCTGATCGTTATGGACTTTATCCAGTGGGCGAAGGATAACAATGTGCCGGTAGGGCCAGGGCGTGGTTCGGGTGCAGGTTCGCTGGTTGCCTATGCTCAAAAGATTACCGACCTAGACCCGATTGGTTACGACCTGCTGTTCGAGCGCTTTTTGAATCCTGAGCGTGTTTCCATGCCCGACTTTGACGTCGATTTCTGCATGGAAAAACGCGACAAGGTCATCGAGTACGTAGCCGAGCGCTACG
This DNA window, taken from Vreelandella profundi, encodes the following:
- the lpxB gene encoding lipid-A-disaccharide synthase, whose product is MTLQRVYLVAGELSGDILGAGLMRELKARHPGVEFRGIGGPRMQVEGMESRFPLETLSVMGLVEVLKHLPELIRVRRTLKAEALAWQPDIMLGIDAPDFNLGLERQLREAGITTAHYVSPSVWAWRQGRVKGIAKSVDGMLTLLPFEAAFYRAHRVPVVFVGHPLADELPLENDRDATRRELHLPADAPVLALLPGSRANEVRFLGATFLAAAEQLCQQHPALHVVIPAATPDRRREISALLADYPRLAECTSLLDGQAREAMVASDIVLLASGTAALEAMLCHRAMLVAYKMAPATHWLAKRLVKTQWVSLPNLIAQETLVPELIQEAASPEAIAGQLSAMLIDESSRYALEERFAEIHATLQRDASRRAAEALGALAAGQPWEDAYDD
- the rnhB gene encoding ribonuclease HII; the encoded protein is MTIKYADYPPLEIAYIGQRLAGVDEVGRGPLIGSVVAAAVILDPAQPIEGLTDSKKLSARRREALDEQIRARAIAFAIAEASAAEVDALNIYHATHLAMRRAIDALAPSAEYLLVDGNKLPGHRLPGQAVVKGDARHAAIAAASILAKVLRDAQMVALDMRYPEYGFARHKGYPTKEHLAALSAHGPLPEHRRSFAPVQRQLSTINMP